The following coding sequences are from one Tachysurus vachellii isolate PV-2020 chromosome 7, HZAU_Pvac_v1, whole genome shotgun sequence window:
- the gc2 gene encoding retinal guanylyl cyclase 2 isoform X1: protein MRRRPCAFYNLPPEWASQTSDQCSSYPHQYGHLPSCSSWHFWASAILLCLLYPVSSAAAIFRVGVVGPWTCDLLFAKAYPSAAAQLAVSRINQDPFLYPGITFDYVILEEDCETSQALSHFLGYYVRASAFVGPVNPGYCDTASLLAKSWNKAVFSWSCSGDELDTRHNHPTFVRTMPLPTLVLLHLMRHFRWAHVGIVSSGDDIWIETASKVANTLRSHGMPVGIVATIGKDMVSMRKTLAKVKKVENLRLVILCMHSILIGGKDQQMLLEMAHDMRMTEGSMVFVPYDTLLYSLPYQNLSQYILPNNSKLLHAYDAVLTITVESPERHSFYQAYTEAQTGGKLPKNIKPHQVSPLFGTIYSSILFIAHAMQSLKASRQWMSGDNLAQHAHNLTFKGFSHPIHTSHSGLGLLDYVVLDTDGLSWEMRPCYRIEMETDMVHFLGRSIHFPRYGPPKTDSRCWFTQGIICGRGVDPFQLIIFLICVFLLIFSFVASVYFIRRRLSQIQLVRGPNKILLTLADVTFINPSLSNKKMSLEESKTSDTRKSISERSHTSPFSSQSPATYENSNVAIFEGDWAWLKRLPHGNFRSINPSTTDVFELMKDMRHENVNPFMGFFHDCGVFAIVTEYCSRGSLEDLLHNDDVKLDWMFKSSLLLDLIKGMKYLHHRNVCHGRLKSRNCVVDGRFVLKVTDYGYNEVLESQRFLYIEPLPEELLWTAPEILRTSYPGLKGSLAGDVYSFSIVMQEVVVRGPPFCMLEQSAQEIVQKVRKPPPLCRPTVSPDNAPMECIQLMKQCWNEQPERRPTFDDIFDQFKNINKGKKTNIIDSMLRMLEQYSSNLEELIRERTEELEIEKQKTEKLLTQMLPPSVAEALKLGTTVKPEYFDSVTVYFSDIVGFTTISANSEPIEVVDLLNDLYTLFDAIIGNHDVYKVETIGDAYMVASGLPVPNGNRHAAEISNMALDILSAVGTFKMRHMPDVPVRIRIGLHTGPCVAGVVGLTMPRYCLFGDTVNTASRMESTGMPYRIHVHSSTVKILMALNAGYKVQLRGRIELKGKGAEETYWLIGRDSFTKPLPVPPELKSGPENKDFKLMLQKAVKKISAVRQVAQITLADEDNIMMHHH, encoded by the exons ATGCGACGGCGGCCCTGTGCCTTCTATAATTTACCACCAGAATGGGCCAGCCAAACCAGTGATCAATGTTCATCTTACCCTCATCAGTATGGCCATCTCCCCTCCTGTTCCAGTTGGCACTTCTGGGCCTCTGCAATCCTGTTGTGCCTCCTTTATCCTGtatcctctgctgctgctatcTTTCGAGTAGGGGTGGTCGGCCCATGGACCTGTGACCTCCTCTTTGCCAAAGCTTATCCCAGTGCAGCAGCACAACTAGCTGTAAGTCGTATCAACCAGGACCCATTCCTCTATCCTGGGATCACTTTTGATTATGTCATCCTGGAGGAAGATTGTGAGACATCACAGGCTCTATCCCACTTCCTTGGCTACTATGTGCGGGCGTCTGCATTTGTTGGTCCTGTCAACCCAGGTTACTGTGACACAGCATCCCTTCTGGCGAAAAGCTGGAACAAAGCTGTGTTTTCCTGGTCATGTAGTGGTGATGAGCTCGATACCAGACACAACCACCCCACCTTTGTCCGCACTATGCCATTGCCCACTCTTGTGTTGTTGCATCTTATGCGGCACTTCCGCTGGGCTCACGTGGGTATCGTTTCCTCGGGTGATGACATCTGGATAGAGACTGCAAGCAAGGTAGCTAATACTTTGCGCAGCCATGGTATGCCTGTTGGCATAGTGGCAACTATCGGGAAGGACATGGTCAGCATGCGCAAGACACTAGCCAAGGTCAAGAAAGTAGAAAACCTACGCT TGGTCATCCTATGTATGCACTCCATCTTAATAGGGGGTAAAGATCAGCAGATGCTTCTTGAGATGGCTCATGATATGAGGATGACAGAAGGGTCTATGGTATTTGTGCCCTACGACACTCTCCTGTACAGCTTACCCTACCAAAACCTTTCACAATATATCCTTCCCAACAATAGCAAGCTGCTGCATGCTTATGATGCTGTGCTTACCATCACTGTGGAGTCTCCAGAACGGCATTCATTTTATCAAGCTTACACTGAGGCACAGACTGGTGGAAAGCTTCCCAAGAACATTAAACCCCATCAG GTGTCCCCTCTGTTCGGTACCATCTATTCGTCTATCCTGTTCATTGCCCATGCCATGCAGAGTTTAAAAGCATCAAGACAGTGGATGTCTGGAGATAATCTGGCCCAGCATGCACATAACCTGACATTCAAGGGATTCAGTCACCCCATCCACACAAGTCATTCAGGCTTGGGTCTACTGGATTACGTTGTGCTGGATACAGATGGCTTATCATGGGAAATGAGGCCCTGCTATAGAATAGAAATGGAGACGGATATGGTACACTTCCTTGGTCGGTCCATTCACTTCCCCCGATATGGGCCACCTAAGACTGACTCCAGGTGCTGGTTCACGCAAGGAATTATCTGTGGTAGAG GTGTGGATCCTTTCcaactgattattttcttaatatgTGTCTTTCTACTAATCTTCTCTTTTGTTGCTTCTGTTTACTTTATAAG GCGACGACTCAGTCAGATTCAATTAGTCCGAGGCCCAAATAAAATCCTGCTGACCTTGGCTGATGTCACCTTTATCAACCCATCACTAAGTAACAAG AAGATGAGTTTGGAAGAAAGCAAGACCAGTGATACTagaaaaagcatctcagagcgCAGCCACACCTCTCCATTCTCTAGTCAATCTCCGGCCACCTATGAGAATTCAAATGTCGCCATCTTTGAG GGAGATTGGGCTTGGCTAAAACGACTTCCCCATGGAAACTTTCGGAGTATCAACCCTAGTACCACTGATGTGTTTGAACTA ATGAAAGACATGAGGCATGAGAATGTTAACCCATTCATGGGCTTCTTTCACGACTGTGGAGTGTTTGCCATAGTGACGGAGTACTGTTCCCGTGGCAGCCTGGAAGATCTGCTGCATAATGACGATGTCAAACTGGACTGGATGTTTAAATCTTCTCTCCTGCTAGACCTCATTAAG GGAATGAAATACCTCCACCACAGGAATGTATGTCATGGAAGGCTGAAGTCCAGAAACTGTGTGGTTGATGGGCGTTTTGTGCTCAAAGTGACTGACTATGGCTACAATGAAGTTTTGGAGTCTCAGAGGTTTTTATACATAGAGCCACTGCCTGAGG AGCTGCTGTGGACAGCCCCTGAGATCTTGCGAACTTCCTATCCAGGGCTGAAAGGCAGTCTGGCAGGGGATGTTTACAGCTTCTCCATTGTCATGCAGGAAGTTGTGGTGCGAGGGCCACCTTTTTGTATGTTAGAGCAATCTGCTCAGG AAATTGTTCAGAAGGTGAGGAAGCCTCCACCATTGTGCAGACCCACTGTATCTCCAGACAATGCTCCTATGGAGTGCATCCAGCTAATGAAGCAATGCTGGAATGAGCAGCCTGAGAGGAGACCAACATTTGATGACATATTTGATCAG ttcAAGAACATAAATAAAGGGAAGAAGACAAACATCATAGACTCCATGCTGAGGATGCTGGAGCAGTACTCCTCTAACCTGGAGGAACTGATCAGGGAAAGGACAGAGGAGCTGGAAATTGAGAAACAGAAGACAGAGAAATTGCTTACACAGATGCTGCCACC GTCAGTAGCCGAGGCTCTGAAGTTGGGAACCACGGTGAAACCAGAGTATTTTGACAGTGTCACTGTTTACTTCAGTGATATTGTTGGCTTCACTACAATCTCAGCCAACAGTGAGCCCATCGAGGTGGTGGACCTTCTTAACGACCTCTACACACTCTTTGACGCAATCATCGGCAACCATGATGTGTACAAG GTTGAGACAATAGGGGATGCCTACATGGTGGCATCAGGTTTGCCTGTGCCCAACGGGAACCGCCATGCAGCTGAGATTTCCAACATGGCTCTAGATATCCTCAGTGCTGTGGGGACATTTAAAATGAGACACATGCCTGATGTACCGGTCCGAATCCGAATAGGACTTCACACAG GTCCTTGTGTAGCTGGTGTTGTGGGCTTGACTATGCCCAGGTACTGTCTGTTTGGAGACACTGTAAACACAGCTTCTCGAATGGAGTCCACAGGGATGC CATATCGGATTCATGTTCATTCCAGCACAGTTAAAATCCTGATGGCACTGAATGCAGGATATAAAGTCCAGCTGAGAGGAAGAATAGAGCTCAAG GGCAAAGGTGCAGAAGAGACCTACTGGCTCATTGGAAGAGACAGTTTCACCAAACCACTCCCTGTCCCACCTGAACTAAAGTCAGG GCCTGAGAACAAGGACTTTAAGTTGATGCTTCAGAAGGCGGTGAAGAAGATCTCTGCTGTGCGTCAGGTGGCCCAGATTACTCTGGCTGATGAAGATAACATCATGATGCACCATCACTGA
- the LOC132848733 gene encoding insulin receptor substrate 2-B codes for MAHLVNYPEGNATMLILEAQQRSVGAKAATNGGPSGGDPPSAPPYHHQHHQQQQQQQQAAAAPNTQHQPQDHHNHHHHHHHKQQHFDHENYQQSPARKSLLSSLKAAHEDCAAPSHTQTTSSVNTGAAATDGLDDIRKCGYLRKQKHGHKRFFVLRSASRSGPSRLEYYDSEKKFRSCLRSVAASAASAASSTGATAAAASASPPKRVIYLYQCFTVNKRADSKNKHLIALYTKDEYFAIVAENEQEQEDWYLALSDLMCEGKKGHSEADELDDGYGTVTPGTVFKEVWQVNVKPKGLGQTKNLTGVYRLCLSSKTIHLVKLNSETPCVNLQLMNIRRCGHSESFFFIEVGRSSSIGPGELWMQVDDSVVAQSMHETILDTMKALKAYAEFRPRSKSQSSGSNPMAFMTTRRHLGNLPPSQTGLQRRSRAESVVGTPPSSKSSGASGYRFRTSSEGEGTMNRPFRSVTGSLIHLNTARANLGRQESCGGTGSRYVRAPPSATCHARSASLPVSHFPSTTSPVSMSSSSGHGSVTDTNTRPSSASICGSPSDGGFNSSDEYGSSPGDFRYFRVRSNTPDSLSNTPPIREEHCLSDYMAMGWSRDMFSGSAVDASRDETADEDSRLFRRRTPSFSRQVGASSAGGVAVYQKMTQTNFSLDEAVAEGSFLGSNGQLASISSSLRSDYSSSSEHSQDHPPALRAADSFKDDGYMPMMAGVVPSARDTDYMPMQPSPLVCASPQIQNMSSPPSQPIDSQGYMMMLPGVNEPPMPASPHISGRGLRQRANEHPENGEYMDMTPSRPMTGRRKISNENYYTLNAPEKPNSYSSYFSLPRSYKTPAKHRHEHDEYVPMSSPAKPVYISPSTTPEHNGCNDMNSQSRPNRLSLSRRSFHGSLQASEMVECPSSPGEYINIEFGDQATNSLTAEDTLTSQSTHRQDRHSPLPQDYMSVEVDGRPPKSQSSRSSLVAPWNPPTYIRTSGGIALGQPDDYTEMSCGWREECKSPTTMLQHLSVCEQRYPSSSTPVEPKVIRADPQGRRRHCSETFTSTEVTGANGMDNGTSVTSTVPQVADNKCQSSSSFDSTWMCVENKVAGDKEDAPCLASDLAEASGSSVRTRRTVSVEHQNGLNYIALDLREDQGTESASAEPQMPASGVLLPENGEYASIDFAKSERITASSKE; via the coding sequence ATGGCACATCTTGTGAATTATCCAGAGGGCAACGCCACCATGCTGATCCTGGAAGCGCAGCAGCGGAGTGTCGGAGCTAAAGCTGCTACAAACGGCGGTCCCTCCGGCGGGGATCCCCCTTCTGCCCCGCCGTAccatcatcaacaccaccagcagcagcagcagcagcagcaggcggCGGCGGCGCCGAACACTCAGCATCAACCGCAGGACCACCAcaatcaccaccatcaccaccaccacaaacaGCAGCATTTTGATCACGAAAACTATCAACAGTCTCCGGCGCGTAAAAGTCTCCTGTCTTCTCTGAAAGCAGCACATGAGGATTGTGCTGCTCCGAGCCACACACAGACGACCTCATCTGTAAACACCGGCGCCGCGGCTACAGACGGACTGGACGACATCAGGAAGTGCGGCTACCTGAGAAAGCAGAAACACGGACATAAGAGGTTTTTCGTCTTACGCTCGGCGAGCCGTTCAGGGCCGAGTCGATTAGAGTACTATGATAGTGAGAAGAAGTTCCGGAGTTGCCTTCGCTCTGTCGCCGCTTCCGCCGCCTCCGCCGCCTCCTCTACCGGAGCTACTGCTGCTGCAGCGAGCGCGTCTCCTCCCAAACGCGTGATTTATCTCTATCAGTGTTTCACTGTAAACAAAAGGGCGGATTCAAAGAACAAACACCTCATAGCTCTCTATACTAAGGACGAATACTTTGCGATTGTTGCCGAAAATGAGCAAGAGCAAGAGGACTGGTACTTGGCGCTTAGCGACCTGATGTGTGAAGGTAAAAAAGGCCACTCGGAGGCTGACGAGCTCGACGACGGCTACGGTACAGTAACGCCAGGCACCGTCTTCAAAGAAGTCTGGCAGGTAAACGTTAAACCTAAGGGGCTAGGGCAAACTAAGAATCTCACGGGTGTGTATAGACTTTGTCTCTCCTCTAAAACTATCCACTTAGTCAAATTGAACTCTGAGACCCCATGCGTAAACCTGCAGCTTATGAACATAAGGCGCTGTGGCCACTCAGAGAGTTTCTTCTTTATAGAGGTTGGACGCTCCTCTTCTATTGGTCCTGGTGAGTTATGGATGCAGGTTGATGATTCTGTGGTGGCTCAGAGCATGCACGAGACCATTTTAGATACAATGAAGGCTCTAAAGGCCTACGCCGAGTTTAGGCCCAGGAGTAAAAGTCAGTCATCGGGCTCTAACCCAATGGCTTTCATGACCACACGGCGCCACCTCGGAAACCTCCCACCCAGTCAGACAGGACTGCAAAGGCGCTCTAGGGCTGAGTCTGTGGTTGGCACGCCACCTAGCAGTAAAAGCAGTGGTGCGAGTGGATACAGGTTTCGCACCTCCAGTGAAGGCGAGGGCACCATGAACCGCCCGTTTCGGTCAGTTACGGGCAGCCTGATCCATCTCAATACAGCTCGTGCTAATTTAGGTAGACAGGAGAGCTGTGGTGGAACGGGAAGCCGATATGTACGAGCACCACCGAGTGCAACCTGTCATGCTCGTTCTGCTTCACTTCCGGTGTCTCACTTCCCCTCCACCACTAGTCCTGTCAGTATGTCCAGTAGCAGTGGCCATGGCTCTGTCACCGATACCAACACACGGCCTTCCAGCGCTTCCATCTGCGGTTCGCCCAGTGACGGAGGCTTTAACTCGTCTGATGAATATGGCTCCAGCCCTGGAGACTTCCGCTACTTCAGAGTACGAAGCAACACACCTGACTCATTGAGCAACACGCCACCCATACGGGAGGAGCACTGCCTCAGTGACTACATGGCCATGGGCTGGAGCCGAGACATGTTTAGTGGGAGTGCTGTGGATGCTTCCCGTGATGAAACTGCAGATGAAGATTCACGATTGTTTAGGAGGCGCACTCCTTCCTTTTCCAGACAGGTTGGAGCAAGCAGTGCCGGTGGAGTAGCTGTTTACCAGAAGATGACTCAGACCAACTTCTCGCTGGACGAGGCTGTAGCTGAGGGAAGCTTTCTGGGCAGCAATGGTCAGCTTGCCAGCATCTCTTCATCACTTCGTTCTGATTACAGCTCCAGCTCTGAACACAGCCAGGACCACCCCCCTGCGTTACGGGCTGCTGACTCTTTTAAAGATGATGGATACATGCCCATGATGGCTGGTGTGGTGCCCTCTGCTCGAGATACAGATTACATGCCTATGCAACCCAGTCCTCTAGTCTGTGCCTCCCCACAAATCCAGAACATGTCCTCACCTCCCTCTCAACCCATTGACTCACAAGGCTACATGATGATGCTCCCAGGTGTTAATGAGCCTCCCATGCCTGCCAGCCCTCACATTAGCGGCAGGGGCCTAAGACAAAGAGCTAATGAGCATCCTGAAAATGGAGAATACATGGATATGACTCCGAGCAGGCCCATGACAGGCAGAAGAAAAATTTCTAATGAGAATTACTACACACTTAACGCACCTGAGAAACCCAATTCATACAGCTCATATTTCTCCCTACCACGTTCATATAAAACCCCAGCAAAACATCGTCATGAGCATGATGAATACGTTCCCATGAGTTCACCTGCAAAACCTGTCTACATCTCGCCAAGTACCACACCTGAGCACAATGGCTGTAACGATATGAATAGCCAATCACGTCCAAACCGCCTTTCCCTAAGCCGACGCAGTTTCCATGGGTCTTTACAAGCCAGTGAGATGGTGGAATGTCCCTCCAGTCCTGGAGAGTACATTAACATTGAGTTTGGTGACCAGGCCACAAACTCCCTTACTGCAGAGGACACTCTCACCAGCCAAAGCACCCACCGGCAGGACCGGCACTCTCCCCTTCCCCAGGACTACATGAGTGTGGAGGTAGATGGGCGTCCACCCAAAAGCCAGTCTTCACGTTCATCACTGGTGGCCCCTTGGAACCCCCCTACTTACATTCGTACCAGTGGTGGAATTGCTTTGGGACAGCCAGATGACTACACAGAGATGAGCTGTGGTTGGCGTGAGGAGTGTAAAAGCCCCACGACTATGCTGCAACACCTTAGTGTTTGTGAGCAGAGGTATCCAAGCTCTAGCACACCTGTTGAGCCAAAGGTTATCCGTGCAGACCCCCAGGGCAGACGGAGACACTGCTCTGAGACTTTCACATCTACGGAAGTGACTGGAGCGAATGGCATGGACAATGGCACCTCGGTGACTAGCACAGTTCCTCAGGTGGCAGATAACAAGTGCCAGAGCTCATCGTCCTTCGACAGCACATGGATGTGTGTGGAGAACAAAGTAGCAGGTGACAAAGAGGACGCACCGTGCCTGGCTTCAGACCTTGCTGAAGCAAGTGGTTCTTCTGTGAGAACTAGAAGGACTGTATCTGTGGAACACCAAAATGGCCTCAATTACATTGCCCTGGATCTGAGAGAGGACCAAGGCACAGAGAGTGCCAGTGCTGAACCCCAGATGCCAGCTTCTGGTGTGCTTCTTCCAGAAAATGGGGAATACGCCAGCATAGATTTTGCAAAATCTGAGCGGATAACTGCATCTTCTAAAG
- the gc2 gene encoding retinal guanylyl cyclase 2 isoform X2 has protein sequence MRRRPCAFYNLPPEWASQTSDQCSSYPHQYGHLPSCSSWHFWASAILLCLLYPVSSAAAIFRVGVVGPWTCDLLFAKAYPSAAAQLAVSRINQDPFLYPGITFDYVILEEDCETSQALSHFLGYYVRASAFVGPVNPGYCDTASLLAKSWNKAVFSWSCSGDELDTRHNHPTFVRTMPLPTLVLLHLMRHFRWAHVGIVSSGDDIWIETASKVANTLRSHGMPVGIVATIGKDMVSMRKTLAKVKKVENLRLVILCMHSILIGGKDQQMLLEMAHDMRMTEGSMVFVPYDTLLYSLPYQNLSQYILPNNSKLLHAYDAVLTITVESPERHSFYQAYTEAQTGGKLPKNIKPHQVSPLFGTIYSSILFIAHAMQSLKASRQWMSGDNLAQHAHNLTFKGFSHPIHTSHSGLGLLDYVVLDTDGLSWEMRPCYRIEMETDMVHFLGRSIHFPRYGPPKTDSRCWFTQGIICGRGVDPFQLIIFLICVFLLIFSFVASVYFIRRRLSQIQLVRGPNKILLTLADVTFINPSLSNKKMSLEESKTSDTRKSISERSHTSPFSSQSPATYENSNVAIFEGDWAWLKRLPHGNFRSINPSTTDVFELMKDMRHENVNPFMGFFHDCGVFAIVTEYCSRGSLEDLLHNDDVKLDWMFKSSLLLDLIKGMKYLHHRNVCHGRLKSRNCVVDGRFVLKVTDYGYNEVLESQRFLYIEPLPEELLWTAPEILRTSYPGLKGSLAGDVYSFSIVMQEVVVRGPPFCMLEQSAQEIVQKVRKPPPLCRPTVSPDNAPMECIQLMKQCWNEQPERRPTFDDIFDQFKNINKGKKTNIIDSMLRMLEQYSSNLEELIRERTEELEIEKQKTEKLLTQMLPPSVAEALKLGTTVKPEYFDSVTVYFSDIVGFTTISANSEPIEVVDLLNDLYTLFDAIIGNHDVYKVETIGDAYMVASGLPVPNGNRHAAEISNMALDILSAVGTFKMRHMPDVPVRIRIGLHTGPCVAGVVGLTMPRYCLFGDTVNTASRMESTGMPYRIHVHSSTVKILMALNAGYKVQLRGRIELKGKGAEETYWLIGRDSFTKPLPVPPELKSGQMAHGLQMEEIAAYKRRKAEKELAKKNN, from the exons ATGCGACGGCGGCCCTGTGCCTTCTATAATTTACCACCAGAATGGGCCAGCCAAACCAGTGATCAATGTTCATCTTACCCTCATCAGTATGGCCATCTCCCCTCCTGTTCCAGTTGGCACTTCTGGGCCTCTGCAATCCTGTTGTGCCTCCTTTATCCTGtatcctctgctgctgctatcTTTCGAGTAGGGGTGGTCGGCCCATGGACCTGTGACCTCCTCTTTGCCAAAGCTTATCCCAGTGCAGCAGCACAACTAGCTGTAAGTCGTATCAACCAGGACCCATTCCTCTATCCTGGGATCACTTTTGATTATGTCATCCTGGAGGAAGATTGTGAGACATCACAGGCTCTATCCCACTTCCTTGGCTACTATGTGCGGGCGTCTGCATTTGTTGGTCCTGTCAACCCAGGTTACTGTGACACAGCATCCCTTCTGGCGAAAAGCTGGAACAAAGCTGTGTTTTCCTGGTCATGTAGTGGTGATGAGCTCGATACCAGACACAACCACCCCACCTTTGTCCGCACTATGCCATTGCCCACTCTTGTGTTGTTGCATCTTATGCGGCACTTCCGCTGGGCTCACGTGGGTATCGTTTCCTCGGGTGATGACATCTGGATAGAGACTGCAAGCAAGGTAGCTAATACTTTGCGCAGCCATGGTATGCCTGTTGGCATAGTGGCAACTATCGGGAAGGACATGGTCAGCATGCGCAAGACACTAGCCAAGGTCAAGAAAGTAGAAAACCTACGCT TGGTCATCCTATGTATGCACTCCATCTTAATAGGGGGTAAAGATCAGCAGATGCTTCTTGAGATGGCTCATGATATGAGGATGACAGAAGGGTCTATGGTATTTGTGCCCTACGACACTCTCCTGTACAGCTTACCCTACCAAAACCTTTCACAATATATCCTTCCCAACAATAGCAAGCTGCTGCATGCTTATGATGCTGTGCTTACCATCACTGTGGAGTCTCCAGAACGGCATTCATTTTATCAAGCTTACACTGAGGCACAGACTGGTGGAAAGCTTCCCAAGAACATTAAACCCCATCAG GTGTCCCCTCTGTTCGGTACCATCTATTCGTCTATCCTGTTCATTGCCCATGCCATGCAGAGTTTAAAAGCATCAAGACAGTGGATGTCTGGAGATAATCTGGCCCAGCATGCACATAACCTGACATTCAAGGGATTCAGTCACCCCATCCACACAAGTCATTCAGGCTTGGGTCTACTGGATTACGTTGTGCTGGATACAGATGGCTTATCATGGGAAATGAGGCCCTGCTATAGAATAGAAATGGAGACGGATATGGTACACTTCCTTGGTCGGTCCATTCACTTCCCCCGATATGGGCCACCTAAGACTGACTCCAGGTGCTGGTTCACGCAAGGAATTATCTGTGGTAGAG GTGTGGATCCTTTCcaactgattattttcttaatatgTGTCTTTCTACTAATCTTCTCTTTTGTTGCTTCTGTTTACTTTATAAG GCGACGACTCAGTCAGATTCAATTAGTCCGAGGCCCAAATAAAATCCTGCTGACCTTGGCTGATGTCACCTTTATCAACCCATCACTAAGTAACAAG AAGATGAGTTTGGAAGAAAGCAAGACCAGTGATACTagaaaaagcatctcagagcgCAGCCACACCTCTCCATTCTCTAGTCAATCTCCGGCCACCTATGAGAATTCAAATGTCGCCATCTTTGAG GGAGATTGGGCTTGGCTAAAACGACTTCCCCATGGAAACTTTCGGAGTATCAACCCTAGTACCACTGATGTGTTTGAACTA ATGAAAGACATGAGGCATGAGAATGTTAACCCATTCATGGGCTTCTTTCACGACTGTGGAGTGTTTGCCATAGTGACGGAGTACTGTTCCCGTGGCAGCCTGGAAGATCTGCTGCATAATGACGATGTCAAACTGGACTGGATGTTTAAATCTTCTCTCCTGCTAGACCTCATTAAG GGAATGAAATACCTCCACCACAGGAATGTATGTCATGGAAGGCTGAAGTCCAGAAACTGTGTGGTTGATGGGCGTTTTGTGCTCAAAGTGACTGACTATGGCTACAATGAAGTTTTGGAGTCTCAGAGGTTTTTATACATAGAGCCACTGCCTGAGG AGCTGCTGTGGACAGCCCCTGAGATCTTGCGAACTTCCTATCCAGGGCTGAAAGGCAGTCTGGCAGGGGATGTTTACAGCTTCTCCATTGTCATGCAGGAAGTTGTGGTGCGAGGGCCACCTTTTTGTATGTTAGAGCAATCTGCTCAGG AAATTGTTCAGAAGGTGAGGAAGCCTCCACCATTGTGCAGACCCACTGTATCTCCAGACAATGCTCCTATGGAGTGCATCCAGCTAATGAAGCAATGCTGGAATGAGCAGCCTGAGAGGAGACCAACATTTGATGACATATTTGATCAG ttcAAGAACATAAATAAAGGGAAGAAGACAAACATCATAGACTCCATGCTGAGGATGCTGGAGCAGTACTCCTCTAACCTGGAGGAACTGATCAGGGAAAGGACAGAGGAGCTGGAAATTGAGAAACAGAAGACAGAGAAATTGCTTACACAGATGCTGCCACC GTCAGTAGCCGAGGCTCTGAAGTTGGGAACCACGGTGAAACCAGAGTATTTTGACAGTGTCACTGTTTACTTCAGTGATATTGTTGGCTTCACTACAATCTCAGCCAACAGTGAGCCCATCGAGGTGGTGGACCTTCTTAACGACCTCTACACACTCTTTGACGCAATCATCGGCAACCATGATGTGTACAAG GTTGAGACAATAGGGGATGCCTACATGGTGGCATCAGGTTTGCCTGTGCCCAACGGGAACCGCCATGCAGCTGAGATTTCCAACATGGCTCTAGATATCCTCAGTGCTGTGGGGACATTTAAAATGAGACACATGCCTGATGTACCGGTCCGAATCCGAATAGGACTTCACACAG GTCCTTGTGTAGCTGGTGTTGTGGGCTTGACTATGCCCAGGTACTGTCTGTTTGGAGACACTGTAAACACAGCTTCTCGAATGGAGTCCACAGGGATGC CATATCGGATTCATGTTCATTCCAGCACAGTTAAAATCCTGATGGCACTGAATGCAGGATATAAAGTCCAGCTGAGAGGAAGAATAGAGCTCAAG GGCAAAGGTGCAGAAGAGACCTACTGGCTCATTGGAAGAGACAGTTTCACCAAACCACTCCCTGTCCCACCTGAACTAAAGTCAGG GCAAATGGCACATGGCTTGCAGATGGAGGAAATAGCTGCATACAAGAGGCGGAAAGCGGAGAAAGAGCTTGCAAAGAAGAATAACTGA
- the rasl11a gene encoding ras-like protein family member 11A-like gives MRLPEQPRTMSTGSGNFLLVPIPEYPGLDCVPNKNVKIVVLGASNVGKTALIVRFLTKRFIGDYEANTGALYSRKINLEGEQVSLQVQDTPCVSLQDDAEGLYCQEQINRSIYWADGYVLVFSITDMHSYRTIQPLYEHVRRIHPSGNIPIILVGNKSDLLRARQVPTDEGQALAAELGGHYFEASARENHEGVQAAFLHLCQEVSRALGGVNGEKRRGGLHLVRPKSPNMQELKRRFRQVLSSRGKSTTAV, from the exons ATGCGTCTCCCCGAGCAGCCGAGAACAATGAGCACCGGTTCTGGCAACTTTCTGCTAGTCCCAATACCGGAGTACCCAGGCCTGGACTGTGTGcctaataaaaatgtgaaaatagtcGTTCTTGGAGCTAGCAACGTCGGGAAAACAg CCTTAATAGTACGATTTCTGACCAAGAGGTTTATCGGTGATTATGAAGCCAACACAG GGGCCTTGTATTCAAGAAAAATCAATCTTGAAGGAGAGCAGGTTTCACTACAAGTGCAGGACACTCCTTGTGTCTCGCTGCAG GACGATGCAGAGGGTCTGTACTGCCAGGAACAGATTAACCGCTCCATCTACTGGGCAGACGGCTATGTGCTGGTCTTTTCCATCACGGACATGCATAGCTACCGGACCATTCAGCCGCTCTATGAGCATGTGCGCCGCATCCACCCGAGTGGCAACATCCCCATAATCCTCGTGGGCAACAAGAGTGACCTTCTGAGGGCTCGCCAGGTACCTACAGATGAGGGCCAGGCACTGGCAGCTGAGCTTGGAGGACATTATTTTGAGGCTTCAGCCAGGGAGAATCATGAGGGTGTGCAGGCAGCATTCCTGCACTTGTGTCAGGAGGTGAGCCGGGCACTAGGAGGGGTGAACggagagaagaggaggggaGGATTGCACCTTGTCCGGCCAAAGAGTCCCAACATGCAGGAGCTGAAAAGAAGATTCCGGCAAGTGCTCTCTTCTAGAGGAAAATCAACAACTGCAGTGTGA